The window GCTCCGGCACGGCGAAGGCCTCGACCATGGCACGGTGCACCGTATCCAGGAGCACGCTGATCTCCTCGTCGGTACGGCCCTTGATCACATCGATTTTCAACAGCGGCATGGCTTCAACTTCCTCAGCCTGGGTGGACACTCGGGACAGCCCCTCGGAGCCGTCCCCTTCTTGATACGCAGTCGATCTGCGTGATGCGGCTCACTCGCGCGTGACGGGACCAAGGGTCAGCAGCGCCGCCCACCACAGCGCCACCGTCGCGACCCACAGCGACGGGGCAAACGAGTGGGTTCGTGCATACAGGAAACCGGCGACCAGCGGCCCGAGGATCTGGCCGATGCCATGCGCGGCGGTCATCACCGCCATGATGTTCATCCGAAAGGCCGCCGAGACCCGCTTGGCCGCCGGCAGCGCAATGGTCACCGTGCCCATGAAGGTCGCCCCGACCACCAGCGCACTGGCGATGTAGGCCACGGGGGTCTGGCTGATGGCAGGAAGCAGCACGCCGATGCCCTGCAACACCAGGTTGCCGCGCAAGGCCCTGCGCGTGCCCAGCCGCAGATGGGCCAGGTGCCAGAGATAACAGGACGGCGCCGCCCCGATCCCGAAGACAGCCCACAGGTGAACCGGGTTGATTGAGCCCAGCGCATCCTTCACCAGCAGCGGCAGGTAAGTCGCCGTGACGATATAGCCGAACCCCGCCAGGCCGTAGAGCGCGACCAGGCTCCAGGCGCCCAGCGGCAGGGGGGCGGGCCGAAACGCCGTGGCCGCCCCAGGCCGTACCTCGACTGGCCGCTTGTCGAGCAGGAGCGCGCCGACCCCGCCCAGGATCAGACAGGCCACCGCCAGCAGACCCCAGAGTTGGTAGGCGTCAAGCCCATAGCGCTCGCCGACGGCCAACAGCTCGGCCGACAGGGCAATGCCGGCGCCCACGCCGGCATACAGGATCGGCGCACCTTCCGGGTGATCGCGATGCTGAAGCAGCCAGAGCGAAGCGGCGATCATCGACAAGGCGCTGAAGACCCCGGAGGCACCGCGAACCAGGATAATTGCCCAGGGATTGGACACCACGTTCAGCAAGGCCAGCGACACCACCGTCGCGGCCACCGAGACCAGCCCCCAGCGCCGGGCACTCGGCGCCTGCAGCCGGGCCGCCAGCAAGGCCCCGACCAGATAGCCCAGGTAGTTGGCCGAAGCGACCAGCGTACCGTTGCTGACCGACAGCACCCCTTCCTGCACCATGACCGGATAGACCCCGGTGAAGGCGAACCGCCCAAAGCCCATCCCCACCGCGATCACCGCAGCGGCGGCCAGGGCAGAAGTGACCGTGCGATCCGACGAAGAAGCCGTTTCCAAGCGAGAAGCGAGCATGGCGTCACCTACCTCTGAGAAGCCAGGGCGAGATCCGTGAAAGCATCGACGGCGGCCGTCCGGCCGGCTTTTCGGTACACCAGCCAGGTCGCCACCGTGGCGATCGGTCGGGTGGTAATCGCCTGCGACGCCGGCTGCAACGCCAACAGGCTGGTGGGCGCAATGCACAGGCTCTGCCCGGCGACCACACAGGCGAACATGGCATGGTAGGAAGCGACCTCATGGGTGAGGGACACCGCCACATCGCGCTGCTCGGCCAGCCACTGCTGACCAAGGCGACGATAGGTGCAGCCGGTTGCGAAGGCCGCCAACGTCAGCGGCGTACCCGCCTCGGCATACCCCGCCGGCAGCACGGCGACAAGCTGTTCCTCGAAGACCGCAACGCCAGCCAGACCGTGCTGGGCCAGTTCCTCCTCGACGGTGCTGCCCTCCTCCACCGTCAGCGCGACGAAGGCGCAGTCGACCAGGCCATCACCCAGCAGGTCCAGGAGCGCCTGTGTCGTCCCGGTCCTGACCGCCAGGCGGACACCCGGCCAGCGCTGCTGAAAGCCGATCATCACCCCCGGCAAACGCGCCGCCGCCGTGCTCTCCATGCTGCCGATGCGCAAGGTGCCCTGCGGCTGACCGGGATGCAGCACCTGCACGGCCTCCTCCGCCAAGGCCAGCAGGCGCTGGCTGTAATCCAGAAACAGCTTGCCCTGGTCGGTCAGCGACAGGCGCCGGCCTTCGCGGACGAACAGATCGACGCCCAACTGCTGCTCCAGCGCCTGGATGCGCGTGGTGACGTTGGACTGCGCACGCCCCAGCACGGCCGCCGCGCGGGTCACGCTCAATTCGGCGGCCACGGCCTGGAAGATTTCGAGGGAGGTTAGGTCCACTTCAATTCTCTTATTGAGATGACTTCATATACTATATTCTCAAAAGAAGATTTAATGAAGACCCATCATCACCATCAGCGAACGGGCGAGCGCCCCGCCTGTGCGGTCACTGCGCGTGGAGGATGAGGGGGTGGAGAAACCCGATCGCTTGGCGCAAGCGACGGATCGAGACCGCCAATCTCGCCCGAAGCGCGCCGTGGCCCGCTACCTTGAGTCCGAATCCAGGTACCTGTAGGGCAACGCCGATGATGATCGAGACGCTTGAACGATTGGAAAACACTATTTCCATCAGGTGCTCTCACCCAACATGAGAGCACCTTGAACACTCAGGTCTCATTCAGGAAAGCCAAAGTTCAACCCGTCCCCATTAATACTGATGGGACATATCGAAATCAGCGCCATCTCTAATACTGAAGTTATGCTGATAACCCGAAATATTGTAAGCCTTCGGATTTACATAATCAGCCGTACGCACCAGCACAGCACGACAGGTGCCCTGCCTCAGGAAAGAGACACCGGACAAGTCTTGAGAAATTGCCGTGCCATTTATTTTGCCATCGTAGTAGACCTGATAATCCGATATGGTTGCAACGGCACTCTTCAAAAAGTTCGAGACCGACTGCCCAGCATCATCGTAATCGACACAATTTACAAGATAACCCCATCTTTTCTGGTCATCCACACTCTCTATGTAGCCACAAATTCTTTGACTGCCATTGATGAGAGCCTCTTTCACGGCCACCGTGATTATTTTCACGCTTTCGCCAATACTCGCAACCGTGTACGTATCAAACTGGAGAATGCCACCGCCCGGCCACCAGCTACCGGAGAAGGGCGTGCTTTTTGCGTTATAGTTATCAATGATAAACTGTTCTCGAGGAACCCAAGCCAAATAGTCGGACACCAGTTCATCGCTGGGAGGAGATTGTTCGAGTTTTTCACTGATAGCAAGAATCTGCTGTTCATAGGGCATTGCCAGAAAATCACCCAAAGTGGGTTTTACAGTCGAATACACCGAAAAATACTGCTCACGATATTTTTGGGTTTGTGCAATGTAATCTTCAATTATAAGTGTTTGGCTCATGATAGCGCTCCACCGAATAAACCGATAGGGATGCTTATCTTTACGCCTAAGACGCTTCAAACCACTAAATTGAGAGGTGCTACTACTAGCCGTCAGGATTCGCGTGAGTTGCGGAATAATTTTAGTCCTTCCTTAGGCCATGTCAAATCATCACTTTTTAAAATTCAGCAGGAATAATGAGAAAAAGACAGAATTAAAATAATATAACCCGGGAATAGATCCAAAAGGCATTTGGCATCGTGGCAGAAGAAAGTGGTAGCGAATCAAGAAAAGCGGGATTGGTGTGTGTACTGAAAGCGTGCATGAATAAACATCCCTATCAAATGAGGTCTGATTTCTCCCATACCCAATCGAGTTTCCAAGCGCGGCCGCTGAATTGGCAGCGACGAAAAAAGGTGCCGCACCACCAGAAACGGCAATGCAACCGGCAAGGTATATTTGAGTCGAGAGATTTCAGTCAGCCCAGGAATACAACCAACGAAGCCGACTCGCCGGTAGGTGTGCACCGTCAAGCAAGGCGCTATCGCTTGCTGATCGTTCCCAAGCTCTCAGTGCAATAGTTGCCTGCGACGCTCTGCGTCACAAAAGTAGACGCTGAGCGTCCTGGGAGA of the Pseudomonas vanderleydeniana genome contains:
- a CDS encoding YbfB/YjiJ family MFS transporter, translating into MLASRLETASSSDRTVTSALAAAAVIAVGMGFGRFAFTGVYPVMVQEGVLSVSNGTLVASANYLGYLVGALLAARLQAPSARRWGLVSVAATVVSLALLNVVSNPWAIILVRGASGVFSALSMIAASLWLLQHRDHPEGAPILYAGVGAGIALSAELLAVGERYGLDAYQLWGLLAVACLILGGVGALLLDKRPVEVRPGAATAFRPAPLPLGAWSLVALYGLAGFGYIVTATYLPLLVKDALGSINPVHLWAVFGIGAAPSCYLWHLAHLRLGTRRALRGNLVLQGIGVLLPAISQTPVAYIASALVVGATFMGTVTIALPAAKRVSAAFRMNIMAVMTAAHGIGQILGPLVAGFLYARTHSFAPSLWVATVALWWAALLTLGPVTRE
- a CDS encoding LysR family transcriptional regulator codes for the protein MDLTSLEIFQAVAAELSVTRAAAVLGRAQSNVTTRIQALEQQLGVDLFVREGRRLSLTDQGKLFLDYSQRLLALAEEAVQVLHPGQPQGTLRIGSMESTAAARLPGVMIGFQQRWPGVRLAVRTGTTQALLDLLGDGLVDCAFVALTVEEGSTVEEELAQHGLAGVAVFEEQLVAVLPAGYAEAGTPLTLAAFATGCTYRRLGQQWLAEQRDVAVSLTHEVASYHAMFACVVAGQSLCIAPTSLLALQPASQAITTRPIATVATWLVYRKAGRTAAVDAFTDLALASQR